In the genome of Paracoccus tegillarcae, one region contains:
- a CDS encoding HU family DNA-binding protein, translating into MTKPGGPDKSKAAEDAPQQARVVQKREFVDRVVEATGSKKSDVKPIVEAALDQLGRAFAAGETLVIQPFGRARVSMRKDLQNGGEVINLRLRRRGADHNQDSSKSGEQ; encoded by the coding sequence ATGACCAAACCGGGCGGACCCGACAAGTCAAAAGCGGCAGAGGACGCGCCTCAGCAGGCTCGTGTCGTGCAAAAGCGTGAATTTGTCGATCGGGTCGTCGAGGCGACGGGCAGCAAGAAAAGTGACGTCAAACCAATCGTCGAGGCCGCGCTGGATCAATTGGGCCGCGCCTTTGCGGCGGGCGAAACCCTGGTCATCCAGCCCTTTGGTCGTGCGCGCGTCAGCATGCGCAAAGATCTGCAGAACGGCGGCGAGGTCATCAATCTGCGACTGCGGCGACGGGGCGCCGACCACAACCAGGACAGTTCAAAATCAGGCGAGCAATAG
- a CDS encoding ABC transporter ATP-binding protein — MTETAKPMIECQELHKYYGDYHALRGIDLTIREGEFFSLLGPSGCGKTTLLRTIAGFEDISSGAVLIDAKRMEDVPANKRPTNMVFQSYAIFPHLTVAENVAFGLRRDSRSRDEKARLVDEALGMVGLKGYGGRAAHALSGGQRQRVALARALILKPKVLLLDEPLSALDRKMREQMQVELIKLQRQVGITFVLVTHDQEEALVMSDRIAVMFEGEIAQLDGPEALYARPANRRVADFIGVMNFLPAEVLGDTADGGARVRVAGLGEVELPASQISQANADDAGTTVGFRPETMTLIGAGQTHNQVHETEATIDEVVYYGDMTYYDLRLDGADGEGKTSRPVRISMRNVFGRDVQDVGSRTRVAWSPGSLVLFR; from the coding sequence GTGACCGAGACTGCCAAGCCGATGATCGAATGCCAGGAACTGCATAAGTATTATGGCGATTACCACGCGCTGCGCGGCATTGACCTGACCATTCGAGAGGGCGAGTTCTTTTCGCTGCTGGGTCCATCTGGCTGCGGCAAGACGACGCTGCTGCGCACCATCGCAGGGTTCGAGGATATTTCCTCGGGCGCGGTACTGATCGACGCCAAACGCATGGAGGACGTGCCCGCGAACAAGCGTCCCACCAATATGGTGTTTCAGTCCTATGCCATCTTTCCGCATCTGACCGTGGCCGAGAATGTGGCCTTTGGCTTGCGCCGCGATTCGCGTTCGCGCGATGAAAAGGCCAGGCTGGTTGATGAAGCCCTGGGCATGGTCGGCCTCAAGGGTTACGGCGGCCGGGCTGCCCATGCGCTGTCAGGTGGTCAGCGGCAACGGGTGGCGCTGGCCCGTGCGCTGATCCTCAAGCCCAAGGTGCTGCTGCTGGACGAGCCGCTATCGGCGCTGGACCGCAAGATGCGCGAACAGATGCAGGTCGAACTGATCAAGCTGCAGCGTCAGGTCGGCATCACCTTCGTGCTGGTCACCCATGATCAGGAAGAGGCACTGGTCATGTCCGACCGCATCGCCGTGATGTTCGAGGGCGAGATCGCGCAGCTTGACGGCCCCGAGGCGCTGTATGCCCGCCCGGCCAATCGCCGCGTGGCCGATTTCATCGGCGTAATGAACTTTCTGCCCGCCGAAGTGCTGGGCGACACTGCAGATGGCGGTGCGCGCGTTCGTGTGGCCGGTCTGGGCGAGGTCGAATTGCCCGCCAGCCAGATCAGTCAGGCCAATGCCGACGATGCCGGCACGACCGTGGGCTTTCGTCCAGAGACGATGACCCTGATTGGCGCGGGCCAGACCCACAATCAGGTGCACGAGACCGAGGCCACCATCGACGAGGTCGTCTATTACGGTGACATGACCTATTACGACCTTCGGCTGGATGGCGCCGATGGCGAGGGCAAAACGTCCCGACCGGTTCGGATTTCGATGCGCAATGTCTTTGGCCGCGACGTGCAGGACGTGGGCTCACGCACTCGTGTGGCGTGGTCGCCGGGCTCGCTGGTGCTTTTCCGCTGA
- a CDS encoding ABC transporter permease codes for MASGSKSEAAQGATLIAPPFLYALLVLAAPLLTIFAYSFLTDGYLEVIRDFTLDNYRQVIGDPIVRSVMLRSLWVSILVTLVTVILAFPVAYYVSFIVRPERKALWLFLITIPFWTSYLIRVFLWKVILGYNGVINSSLMGLGIIDEPLSFILYNVNAIVLTLAHAYAPFAILPIFVALEKIDRSLLEAGRDLGESRLMTFWRVTLPLAMPGVIAATLIVFIPTIGDYVTPTVIGGGKIPMIANMIQVQMLDLDNRPLGSALAVTAMLIVAIVSGIFLFLNRRFLRVRQ; via the coding sequence ATGGCCAGCGGATCGAAAAGCGAGGCGGCGCAGGGGGCGACACTGATTGCCCCGCCTTTCCTCTATGCGCTTTTGGTGCTGGCCGCGCCGTTGCTGACGATCTTTGCCTACAGCTTTCTGACCGATGGCTATCTCGAGGTCATTCGCGATTTCACGCTGGATAACTACCGGCAGGTGATCGGTGATCCGATCGTGCGCTCGGTCATGCTGCGGTCGCTATGGGTGTCGATCCTGGTGACGTTGGTGACGGTCATTCTGGCCTTTCCGGTGGCCTATTATGTCAGCTTTATCGTGCGCCCCGAGCGCAAGGCGCTGTGGCTGTTTCTGATCACCATTCCCTTTTGGACCAGCTATCTGATCCGGGTTTTCCTGTGGAAGGTGATCCTTGGCTATAACGGCGTGATCAATTCGTCGCTTATGGGGCTTGGCATCATCGACGAGCCGCTGAGCTTTATCCTATATAACGTCAACGCCATCGTGCTGACGCTGGCCCATGCCTATGCGCCCTTCGCCATTCTGCCGATCTTCGTGGCGCTGGAAAAGATCGACCGCTCGCTGCTGGAGGCCGGGCGCGATCTGGGCGAAAGCCGCCTGATGACATTCTGGCGGGTGACGCTGCCGCTGGCCATGCCGGGCGTTATCGCGGCGACGCTGATCGTGTTCATCCCGACCATTGGCGATTACGTCACGCCGACGGTGATCGGAGGCGGCAAGATCCCGATGATCGCCAATATGATACAGGTGCAGATGCTGGATCTGGACAACCGTCCGCTTGGATCGGCGCTGGCCGTGACCGCCATGCTGATCGTCGCCATCGTCAGCGGCATCTTTCTGTTCCTCAACCGACGATTCCTCAGGGTGCGGCAATGA
- a CDS encoding M48 family metallopeptidase, translating to MLKLTPLLLIILYVAAMYFFSAWRLKRELNENTTPLKHPRLSPMLERLGKAMDLPPVEAHIYEIEPINGLAAPDGRIFLTRGFIRKLDACEVTDAELASVIAHELGHVAHGHSRRRMVDFAGQNAIRLALAGVLGRFIPFIGNWLAHMAATAVAARLSRQDEFEADEFASALMIKAGLGTEPQKSLFRKLDTLTGRMGAGTPAWLLSHPRTDRRIAAIEANEARWRSTD from the coding sequence ATGCTGAAACTTACGCCTCTTCTGCTGATCATCCTCTATGTCGCCGCCATGTATTTCTTTTCGGCGTGGCGGCTCAAGCGAGAGTTGAACGAGAACACCACGCCGCTGAAGCATCCGCGCCTGTCGCCGATGCTTGAACGCCTTGGCAAGGCGATGGATTTGCCCCCGGTCGAGGCGCATATCTATGAGATCGAACCGATCAACGGCCTGGCGGCGCCCGATGGCCGGATCTTTCTGACCCGTGGTTTCATCCGCAAGCTCGATGCCTGCGAGGTCACGGATGCCGAACTGGCATCGGTCATCGCGCATGAATTGGGCCATGTTGCGCATGGCCATTCGCGGCGCAGGATGGTGGATTTCGCAGGCCAGAACGCGATCCGGCTGGCGCTGGCGGGGGTGCTGGGGCGCTTTATTCCCTTTATCGGCAACTGGCTTGCCCATATGGCCGCCACCGCCGTCGCTGCGCGGCTGTCGCGGCAGGACGAGTTCGAGGCCGATGAATTTGCCAGCGCGCTGATGATCAAGGCAGGTCTTGGCACCGAGCCGCAGAAATCGCTGTTTCGCAAACTGGACACGCTGACCGGGCGCATGGGGGCCGGCACGCCCGCGTGGCTGCTGTCGCATCCCCGCACCGACCGGCGCATCGCCGCGATCGAGGCGAATGAGGCACGCTGGCGCAGCACCGACTAA
- a CDS encoding pore-forming ESAT-6 family protein — protein MSFCKHMLAGLSLMAISATATWAQDAAAPEAAPEAEAQAAPASPDPQAAYDAARNQLGVLSYCQDEGHIDGTAVEIQGRMLEMVPAGDVAQGDAAEANGKEGKVVGMGVETTLAEAATQQGATEAALCQQMDALIKQAGEQLPAE, from the coding sequence ATGAGTTTTTGCAAACACATGCTGGCAGGTCTGTCGCTGATGGCCATTTCGGCAACGGCGACATGGGCGCAGGATGCCGCGGCACCCGAGGCCGCACCCGAGGCAGAGGCACAAGCTGCGCCTGCCTCACCTGACCCGCAGGCGGCCTATGATGCCGCACGCAACCAGCTTGGCGTGTTGAGCTATTGTCAGGATGAAGGCCATATCGACGGTACTGCCGTCGAAATCCAAGGCCGGATGCTGGAAATGGTCCCCGCTGGCGATGTCGCACAGGGCGACGCGGCCGAAGCCAATGGCAAGGAAGGCAAGGTCGTCGGCATGGGCGTCGAAACGACACTGGCCGAGGCGGCGACCCAGCAGGGCGCGACCGAAGCGGCGCTGTGTCAGCAGATGGATGCGTTGATCAAGCAGGCGGGCGAGCAACTGCCGGCTGAATAA
- a CDS encoding cytochrome P450, whose product MIPPKPQASPKRGGILRMVRGFRRDLLSALPANLFHAWMAEFRNPLIHSFVCNDPALVRLILQERPAEFPKSNRLREGLAPLLGNSVFLTNGEEWQSQRRIIDPAFEGGRLREVFPALLDAAQAVAARLPVGEIDIEPEASHAAADAIFRTLFSLPIEHQVAERVFGAFRAHQAAQPIVNLAALLPLPNWLPRLHSRRTRETAAEIRGLIRGLVEDRMRAITEGTAPDDLATKIMTTPDPQTGRTFTAPEMIDQVAIFFLAGHETSASALSWALWLLAANPEWQDLVAQEAATMTEDMAGLSRLKVTRAVFREALRLYPPVPMMVREAACPQHFRDREVPRGAQLILSPWHLHRHDRLWDRPDTFDPGRWDSDAGRVSARNAYIPFSAGQRVCPGAGFAMLEGVLMLALITRAFRLSPGQVDPVPVARLTLRGRDGILIKLERRQERA is encoded by the coding sequence ATGATCCCGCCCAAGCCACAGGCAAGCCCCAAGCGCGGCGGTATCCTGCGGATGGTCCGAGGCTTTCGCCGCGACCTGCTATCTGCCCTGCCCGCCAACCTGTTTCACGCCTGGATGGCCGAGTTCCGCAATCCGCTGATCCACAGCTTTGTCTGCAATGACCCCGCGCTTGTGCGGTTGATCCTGCAGGAACGCCCCGCCGAGTTCCCAAAATCGAACCGGTTGCGCGAAGGGCTGGCACCACTGCTGGGCAATTCGGTCTTTCTCACCAATGGCGAGGAATGGCAGTCTCAGCGCCGCATCATAGACCCGGCCTTTGAGGGCGGTCGCTTGCGCGAGGTTTTTCCCGCGCTGCTGGATGCGGCCCAAGCCGTCGCCGCGCGCCTGCCGGTGGGTGAGATCGACATCGAACCCGAGGCCAGTCACGCCGCCGCCGACGCCATATTTCGCACGCTGTTTTCGCTGCCTATCGAGCATCAGGTCGCGGAACGTGTATTCGGCGCGTTTCGCGCCCATCAGGCAGCCCAGCCGATCGTCAACCTTGCCGCATTGCTGCCTCTGCCGAACTGGCTGCCACGCCTGCATTCGCGCCGCACCCGCGAAACCGCCGCCGAGATCAGGGGACTGATCAGGGGTCTGGTCGAGGATCGGATGCGCGCTATCACCGAGGGCACGGCACCGGACGATCTGGCGACCAAGATCATGACCACACCAGACCCCCAGACGGGCCGGACCTTCACCGCGCCCGAGATGATCGACCAAGTCGCGATCTTCTTTCTAGCCGGGCACGAGACCAGCGCCTCGGCCCTTTCCTGGGCACTGTGGTTGCTGGCCGCAAATCCCGAATGGCAGGACCTGGTCGCGCAAGAGGCCGCCACGATGACCGAGGACATGGCGGGCCTGTCGCGGCTCAAGGTGACACGCGCCGTGTTCCGCGAGGCGCTGCGCCTTTATCCGCCTGTGCCGATGATGGTGCGCGAGGCCGCCTGCCCGCAGCATTTCCGCGACCGCGAGGTGCCGCGCGGCGCACAGCTGATCCTGTCGCCGTGGCATTTGCACCGCCATGACCGGCTTTGGGATCGACCCGACACATTCGATCCGGGACGATGGGACAGCGACGCAGGCCGGGTCTCGGCGCGCAATGCCTATATCCCGTTTTCCGCAGGCCAGCGCGTCTGCCCCGGTGCTGGCTTTGCGATGTTGGAAGGGGTGTTGATGCTGGCACTGATTACCCGCGCCTTTCGGCTGTCGCCCGGCCAGGTCGATCCGGTGCCGGTCGCGCGTTTGACCCTGCGCGGGCGCGATGGCATCCTGATCAAACTGGAGAGGCGACAGGAACGCGCATGA
- a CDS encoding DedA family protein, with protein MTETILALLPQWGPWLIALATLASCLLLPVPSSLLLIAAGAFVGSGDLTLMTVALAALAGFLIGDQAAFFLGRGAQDWLSRRQGRSGAMVGRARGMLAARGGTAVFLSRWLFSPLGPWMTLAAGAAGFPHPNFTLASTLGAMIWVAIYLGLGMVFGGNIAAAADLAGSVLGLVAATAIMLGLGLWLNRRIRERRGQQPGDRDQR; from the coding sequence ATGACAGAGACGATCCTGGCCCTGCTGCCGCAATGGGGCCCCTGGCTGATCGCGCTGGCCACGCTGGCATCCTGCCTGTTGCTGCCGGTGCCATCATCGCTGCTGCTGATCGCGGCGGGGGCCTTTGTCGGATCGGGCGATCTGACCCTGATGACGGTTGCGCTGGCGGCCTTGGCCGGCTTTCTCATCGGCGATCAGGCGGCGTTCTTTCTGGGTCGCGGCGCGCAGGACTGGCTGTCGCGCAGGCAGGGGCGCAGCGGAGCGATGGTCGGGCGCGCGCGCGGTATGCTGGCGGCGCGCGGCGGCACGGCGGTCTTTCTGTCGCGCTGGCTGTTCTCGCCGCTTGGGCCATGGATGACGCTGGCGGCCGGTGCGGCGGGCTTTCCGCATCCCAACTTTACGCTGGCCAGCACCCTTGGCGCGATGATCTGGGTGGCGATCTATCTTGGGCTGGGCATGGTCTTTGGCGGCAATATCGCGGCGGCTGCCGATCTGGCCGGTTCCGTCCTTGGCCTTGTTGCTGCCACCGCCATCATGCTGGGGCTGGGCCTCTGGCTGAACCGGCGTATCCGCGAACGGCGCGGGCAGCAGCCGGGCGACCGCGACCAACGGTAG
- a CDS encoding MmcQ/YjbR family DNA-binding protein, producing the protein MSRKTVNAICAALPGAEHSDPWGGGHDCWKVGGKMFAVIGAVNEAVAVKTDGIDTAEMLIEAQVARRAAYFHRSWIELPLGTAPDELEHRITASYRIIREKLPKKVQAGLAELPAKT; encoded by the coding sequence ATGAGCCGCAAGACCGTCAACGCTATCTGCGCGGCCCTGCCTGGCGCCGAACACTCGGACCCCTGGGGCGGCGGGCATGATTGCTGGAAGGTCGGTGGCAAGATGTTTGCCGTCATCGGCGCGGTGAACGAGGCAGTGGCGGTCAAGACCGACGGGATCGATACCGCCGAAATGCTGATCGAGGCGCAAGTGGCGCGGCGCGCGGCCTATTTTCACCGCAGTTGGATCGAACTGCCATTGGGCACTGCGCCCGATGAGTTGGAACACCGCATCACGGCCAGTTACCGGATCATTCGCGAAAAGCTGCCAAAGAAAGTGCAGGCCGGGTTGGCCGAACTGCCGGCAAAGACCTGA
- a CDS encoding ABC transporter permease, with product MRPGAFQGSGLRIYALLYLVFLYAPILLLPVFAFNSGTIIAFPLKGFTTEWFGQMWGNATLRLALRNSLIIAVSSSVLATCLGIFAARASTRFKFPGKGPIMGFIMLPMVLPEIIVAMSLLVVLLGAGIELSILTVIIGHTLICMPYAIAILSTAFSSLDPSLEEAAFDLGESRWGAFRLITLPLVMPGIISALLISFTISLDEFIIAFFLAGSQPTLPTYIFSQLRFPAQIPMIMALGTVLVALSILLLAIGEYFRRRSLSRSGGKNTGGLM from the coding sequence ATGAGGCCCGGTGCGTTTCAGGGCAGCGGCTTGCGCATCTATGCGCTGCTTTATCTGGTGTTCCTCTATGCGCCGATCCTGCTGCTGCCAGTCTTTGCCTTCAATTCCGGCACCATCATCGCCTTTCCGCTGAAGGGTTTCACGACCGAATGGTTCGGTCAGATGTGGGGCAATGCCACGCTGCGGCTGGCGCTGCGAAATTCGCTGATCATCGCGGTCAGTTCCTCGGTTCTGGCGACGTGCCTTGGCATCTTTGCGGCGCGCGCCTCGACCCGCTTCAAGTTTCCGGGCAAGGGACCGATCATGGGGTTCATCATGCTGCCCATGGTGCTGCCCGAAATCATCGTCGCCATGTCGCTGCTGGTCGTGCTGCTGGGCGCGGGCATCGAGCTGTCGATCCTGACCGTCATCATCGGTCACACGCTGATCTGCATGCCCTATGCCATCGCCATTCTGTCCACGGCCTTTTCCAGTCTGGATCCATCGCTGGAAGAGGCAGCCTTTGATCTGGGCGAAAGCCGGTGGGGCGCGTTCCGGCTGATTACCCTGCCGCTGGTCATGCCCGGCATCATCAGTGCCTTGCTGATTTCCTTCACCATCAGCCTGGATGAATTCATCATCGCCTTCTTTCTGGCGGGCAGCCAACCGACGCTGCCGACCTATATCTTCAGCCAGCTGCGCTTTCCGGCTCAGATCCCGATGATCATGGCGCTTGGAACGGTGCTGGTGGCGTTGTCGATCCTGTTGTTGGCCATTGGCGAATATTTCCGCCGCCGCAGCCTGTCGCGCAGCGGTGGCAAGAATACCGGAGGCCTGATGTGA